From Caminibacter mediatlanticus TB-2, the proteins below share one genomic window:
- a CDS encoding CinA family protein produces MQVIFVGKEWKFKKELQEDILKLIDYNKIVYLNNFDIEFLPKEDSLIVTNKKTYPLVARIIARLTNQNLIVKNDFLVPEMAKFSKNSFLVKINQKNINVILVEDEIPEIFIITPEYECINVFRFDKETTLMFLEPILNAHKLDFTLLENEGGFLQFFTEPLDEKIKKEITKAIPYVIFGNIFEHIIKTLPPKKITFAESCTGGLIASSLTKHSGSSNCFDGSVVSYANWIKEEWLGVSHATLEKYGAVSEQTVKEMLLGAIEIAKSDYAIAVSGIAGPSGSTPEKPVGTVYIGVCDRKNLKVELYHFKGSRNYIQYQAMMNGIRMFINFAELYYKGD; encoded by the coding sequence ATGCAAGTTATTTTTGTTGGTAAAGAGTGGAAATTCAAAAAAGAATTACAAGAAGATATTTTAAAATTAATTGATTATAATAAAATAGTTTACCTAAATAATTTTGATATAGAATTTCTTCCAAAAGAGGACTCATTAATTGTAACTAATAAAAAAACATATCCACTTGTTGCAAGAATTATAGCAAGACTTACAAACCAAAATTTAATTGTTAAAAATGACTTTTTAGTCCCAGAAATGGCTAAATTTAGTAAAAATAGCTTTTTAGTAAAAATTAATCAGAAAAATATAAATGTAATTTTAGTTGAAGATGAAATTCCAGAAATTTTTATTATTACTCCTGAGTATGAGTGCATAAATGTTTTTAGGTTTGATAAAGAAACTACATTAATGTTTTTAGAACCAATTTTAAATGCTCATAAATTAGACTTTACTTTATTAGAAAATGAAGGAGGTTTTTTACAGTTTTTTACAGAGCCTCTTGATGAAAAAATTAAAAAAGAGATAACAAAAGCAATTCCTTATGTAATTTTTGGAAACATATTTGAACACATTATAAAAACTTTACCTCCTAAAAAAATAACATTTGCTGAGAGTTGCACTGGTGGACTTATTGCTTCAAGCCTTACAAAACACTCAGGTAGTAGTAACTGTTTTGATGGAAGTGTTGTAAGTTATGCAAACTGGATAAAAGAAGAGTGGCTTGGAGTCAGTCATGCAACTCTTGAAAAATATGGAGCAGTTAGCGAACAGACTGTAAAAGAGATGTTACTTGGTGCAATTGAAATAGCAAAAAGTGACTATGCTATTGCAGTTAGTGGAATTGCAGGCCCAAGTGGAAGCACTCCCGAAAAACCAGTGGGGACTGTTTATATTGGTGTTTGTGATAGAAAAAATTTAAAAGTAGAACTTTACCATTTTAAAGGTAGTAGAAACTATATTCAATATCAAGCTATGATGAATGGCATTAGAATGTTTATAAATTTTGCTGAGTTATATTATAAAGGAGATTAA
- a CDS encoding DUF2914 domain-containing protein — MKKIILLLITVYLFGYEIKEFVTCKNVKNLTPINITTTFSTKDKRVYAFAYFKNIKIIKNIDFIWEKKVDNDWKLYADIKLPIYPGIRWRTYSYITIRPFFKGEWRVSIFDTNKTIKTINFLIK; from the coding sequence ATGAAAAAAATTATTCTTTTATTAATTACTGTATACCTTTTTGGATATGAAATTAAAGAATTTGTAACTTGCAAAAATGTAAAAAACTTAACTCCTATTAACATTACAACTACTTTTAGCACGAAAGATAAAAGAGTTTATGCATTTGCATATTTTAAAAATATAAAAATAATAAAAAACATTGATTTTATTTGGGAGAAAAAAGTAGATAATGATTGGAAATTATATGCAGATATAAAACTCCCTATCTATCCTGGAATTAGATGGAGGACTTATTCATATATAACAATTAGACCATTTTTTAAAGGTGAGTGGAGAGTTAGTATATTTGATACAAATAAAACAATTAAAACTATTAATTTTCTTATTAAATAA
- a CDS encoding bifunctional 3,4-dihydroxy-2-butanone 4-phosphate synthase/GTP cyclohydrolase II: MESINRVKKAIEDIQKGKMIIMIDDEDRENEGDLVYAGVFSTPEKVNFLAKEGRGLICVSLTKEIANKLDLKPMISENKESFSTAFTISVDAKETKTGISAYERDLTIKKLSTPTSKPDDFVKPGHIFPLIAKDGGVLVRTGHTEGSVDICKLAGLYPSAVICEIMNEDGTMARRDDLKKFAKKHNLSIVYISDIVEYKLQFESLIKKEKEENIKINGVEFKKITFKDHLGNRHYVLANNPKDTSNVKFFKVTKNVDFLLNEKMLNEYNKAIEYIKYNNGVIIFIDSNSKDNKEFGIGAQILKNLGIKNLNLISNHKSNLNALKGFGINIKKYVEI, from the coding sequence ATGGAATCAATAAATAGAGTAAAAAAAGCAATAGAAGATATTCAAAAAGGTAAAATGATTATAATGATTGATGATGAAGATAGAGAAAATGAAGGAGATTTAGTCTATGCAGGAGTGTTTTCTACTCCTGAGAAAGTAAATTTTTTAGCTAAAGAAGGCAGAGGATTAATTTGTGTTTCTTTAACAAAAGAAATTGCGAATAAACTTGATTTAAAGCCTATGATTAGTGAAAATAAAGAGAGTTTTTCTACTGCATTTACAATTAGTGTTGATGCAAAAGAAACTAAAACAGGAATTAGCGCGTATGAGAGAGATTTAACAATTAAAAAACTTTCAACTCCTACAAGTAAACCAGATGATTTTGTTAAACCTGGTCATATTTTTCCTTTAATCGCAAAAGATGGTGGAGTATTAGTAAGGACTGGTCATACAGAAGGAAGTGTTGATATTTGCAAATTAGCTGGTCTTTATCCAAGTGCAGTCATTTGTGAGATTATGAACGAAGATGGAACTATGGCAAGAAGAGATGATTTAAAAAAATTTGCAAAAAAACACAACTTATCAATTGTATATATCTCAGATATAGTTGAATACAAACTTCAATTTGAAAGCCTAATAAAAAAAGAAAAAGAAGAAAACATAAAAATAAATGGAGTAGAATTTAAAAAAATAACTTTCAAAGACCATCTTGGAAATAGACATTATGTTTTGGCTAACAATCCAAAAGATACTTCAAATGTCAAATTTTTTAAAGTCACTAAAAATGTAGATTTTTTACTTAACGAAAAAATGCTGAATGAATATAATAAAGCAATTGAATATATAAAGTATAATAATGGGGTTATAATTTTTATTGACTCAAATTCAAAAGACAATAAAGAGTTTGGCATTGGAGCTCAGATACTCAAAAATCTTGGAATTAAAAATTTAAATTTAATATCAAATCATAAAAGCAATCTAAATGCTTTAAAAGGATTTGGAATTAACATAAAAAAATATGTGGAGATTTAA
- the dnaK gene encoding molecular chaperone DnaK has protein sequence MGRVIGIDLGTTNSAMAYYDGKDAKIIPNKEGKNTTPSVVAFTDKGVLVGEPAKRQAITNPERTIYSVKRIMGMMCNEPKAQEAKKHVQYKIVSKDGACAVEVDGKVYTPQEISAKILQKLKNDAEEFFGEEVTEAVITVPAYFNDAQRKATQEAGKIAGLNVLRIINEPTAAALAYGLDKKGEEKVLVYDLGGGTFDVTVLEIGDGTFQVLATDGNAFLGGDDFDNRIVEWLINEFKAETGIDLSQDKMALQRLKDAAEQAKKELSTKEETEINLPFITADASGPKHLVKKLTRAKFEAMIDDLLQETLKHIDTALNDAGLSKDEIDEIVMVGGSTRIPKVQQLVSDYFNGKKLNKSVNPDEVVALGAAIQAGVLKGDVKDVLLLDVTPLSLGIETLGGVMTKIIEKGTTIPVRKSQIFSTAEDNQTAVTIHVLQGEAELAKDNKSLGQFNLEGIRPAPRGVPQIEVTFDIDANGILNVSAVDKDTGKEQKITITGSSTLSEEEIEKMIKEAEEANRREKARIEAIKARNELDAVAYQAEKFIKDNKDKLGDVSNLEAKIKEAKELIEQQSEDKAKIDSLKAEIEAELQKAAQNMAAQGGEQKSQNQQQNKGGDDDVIDAEVE, from the coding sequence ATGGGAAGAGTAATAGGAATTGACTTAGGAACAACAAACTCAGCAATGGCTTACTATGATGGAAAAGATGCAAAAATTATACCTAATAAAGAAGGTAAAAACACAACTCCATCAGTAGTAGCATTTACAGATAAAGGTGTTTTAGTAGGAGAACCTGCTAAAAGACAAGCAATAACAAACCCTGAGAGAACTATTTATTCAGTAAAAAGAATTATGGGTATGATGTGTAATGAACCAAAAGCACAAGAAGCTAAAAAACATGTTCAATATAAAATTGTAAGCAAAGATGGTGCGTGTGCTGTTGAAGTTGATGGTAAAGTTTATACACCACAAGAAATTAGTGCAAAAATTTTACAAAAATTAAAAAATGATGCAGAAGAATTTTTTGGAGAAGAAGTAACAGAAGCTGTAATTACAGTACCAGCATATTTTAATGATGCTCAAAGAAAAGCAACTCAGGAAGCAGGAAAAATTGCAGGACTTAATGTATTAAGAATTATAAATGAGCCAACAGCAGCAGCACTTGCATATGGTCTTGATAAAAAAGGTGAAGAAAAAGTATTAGTATATGACCTTGGTGGTGGTACATTTGACGTTACAGTACTTGAAATTGGTGATGGAACATTCCAAGTACTTGCAACTGATGGTAATGCATTCTTAGGTGGAGATGACTTTGATAATAGAATTGTAGAGTGGTTAATTAATGAATTTAAAGCTGAAACAGGTATTGATTTAAGCCAAGATAAAATGGCTCTTCAAAGATTAAAAGATGCAGCAGAACAAGCTAAAAAAGAATTATCAACAAAAGAAGAAACTGAAATCAATTTACCATTTATTACAGCAGATGCAAGTGGTCCAAAACACTTAGTGAAAAAATTAACAAGAGCTAAATTTGAAGCAATGATTGATGATTTATTACAAGAAACTTTAAAACATATAGATACAGCACTTAATGATGCAGGTCTAAGTAAAGATGAAATTGATGAAATTGTAATGGTAGGTGGGTCTACAAGAATACCAAAAGTACAACAACTTGTAAGTGATTACTTTAATGGTAAAAAACTTAATAAATCAGTAAACCCTGATGAAGTAGTTGCACTTGGGGCTGCAATTCAAGCAGGTGTACTTAAAGGTGATGTAAAAGATGTATTATTACTTGATGTTACACCATTAAGTCTTGGAATAGAAACACTTGGTGGAGTAATGACAAAAATTATTGAAAAAGGTACAACAATACCTGTTAGAAAATCACAAATATTTAGTACAGCAGAAGATAACCAAACAGCAGTTACAATTCATGTTTTACAAGGTGAAGCAGAGTTAGCAAAAGATAATAAATCACTTGGTCAATTTAACCTTGAAGGAATTAGACCAGCACCAAGAGGAGTGCCTCAAATTGAAGTAACATTTGATATTGATGCAAATGGTATTTTAAATGTAAGTGCAGTAGATAAAGATACAGGTAAAGAACAAAAAATTACAATAACTGGAAGTTCAACTCTAAGTGAAGAAGAAATTGAAAAAATGATTAAAGAAGCAGAAGAAGCAAACAGAAGAGAAAAAGCAAGAATTGAAGCAATTAAAGCAAGAAATGAGCTTGATGCAGTTGCATATCAAGCAGAGAAATTTATTAAAGATAATAAAGATAAACTTGGAGATGTAAGTAACTTAGAAGCTAAAATTAAAGAAGCAAAAGAGTTAATCGAACAACAAAGTGAAGATAAAGCAAAAATTGATAGTCTAAAAGCTGAAATTGAAGCAGAATTACAAAAAGCAGCTCAAAATATGGCAGCACAAGGTGGAGAGCAAAAAAGTCAAAACCAACAACAAAATAAAGGTGGTGATGACGATGTAATTGATGCAGAGGTTGAATAA
- the dtd gene encoding D-aminoacyl-tRNA deacylase gives MKAVIQRVKSSKVIVNKKIIEEINKGLTVLIGFEKEDTEEKLQKMAKKILNLRLFEEKFSKNVLEINGEILLIPNFTIPAITKKGTRPNFQNSMPPNEAKIFFEKLKSILQKNITTKAGIFGADMEVEIINDGPVTIILEV, from the coding sequence ATGAAAGCAGTTATTCAAAGAGTTAAATCTTCAAAAGTTATTGTAAATAAAAAAATTATTGAAGAAATAAATAAAGGATTAACTGTTTTGATAGGCTTTGAAAAAGAAGACACAGAAGAAAAACTCCAAAAAATGGCTAAAAAAATTTTAAATTTAAGATTATTTGAAGAAAAATTTAGTAAAAATGTTTTAGAAATAAATGGAGAAATTCTTTTAATTCCTAATTTTACAATTCCAGCAATTACTAAAAAAGGTACGCGACCTAATTTTCAAAATTCTATGCCGCCTAATGAAGCTAAAATATTTTTTGAAAAGTTAAAATCAATATTACAAAAAAATATCACTACAAAAGCAGGAATATTTGGTGCAGATATGGAAGTTGAAATTATAAATGATGGACCTGTAACAATTATATTGGAGGTTTAA
- the gatA gene encoding Asp-tRNA(Asn)/Glu-tRNA(Gln) amidotransferase subunit GatA has protein sequence MITLKDALNLPKEEIKELKKDINKKAKEEKNLGGYIEQFLDTDLAELGDGVPIAIKDNINVKGWEITCASKILKGYKAPYNATVIDKMLENGLSAYGRCNMDEFAMGSSTETSQYGKTLNPHNPNRVPGGSSGGSAAVVGANLAIAALGSDTGGSIRQPAAFCGVVGMKPTYGRVSRYGLVAFSSSLDQIGPITQNVEDAAILYNIIAGYDKNDSTSARIENKPIVINGDRKLKIAVIDNYIDEADNEIKNALLDLIKALEKEGHTIIHKNLMNSKIDVATYYVVATAEASSNLARFDGMRYGNRIEGKDLKETYKLTRSQFGDEVKRRIMLGTFVLSSGYYDAYYIKAQKVRHIIKNEFDKLFAEADVIITPVTPTTAFEFGSKKDPLEMYLSDIYTISVNLAGVPAISLPIAKDKENMPIGMQIIAKHFDEQSLFDAAKIVENIVKDSK, from the coding sequence ATGATAACATTAAAAGATGCATTAAATTTACCAAAAGAAGAGATAAAAGAGTTAAAAAAAGATATAAATAAAAAAGCAAAAGAAGAAAAAAATCTTGGTGGATATATTGAGCAATTTTTAGATACTGATTTAGCTGAGCTTGGAGATGGTGTTCCAATTGCAATTAAAGATAATATAAATGTTAAAGGTTGGGAGATAACTTGTGCTTCAAAAATCCTAAAAGGCTATAAAGCTCCATATAATGCAACTGTAATTGATAAAATGCTTGAAAATGGGCTTAGTGCATATGGTAGATGTAATATGGATGAATTTGCAATGGGTAGTTCTACTGAAACAAGTCAATATGGGAAGACTCTAAATCCTCATAATCCAAACAGAGTACCAGGGGGAAGTAGTGGTGGAAGTGCTGCGGTTGTTGGAGCTAATCTTGCAATAGCAGCACTTGGAAGTGACACAGGAGGGTCTATTAGACAGCCTGCTGCTTTTTGTGGTGTAGTTGGAATGAAGCCAACTTATGGCAGAGTTAGTAGATATGGGTTAGTTGCTTTTTCAAGTAGTTTAGACCAAATTGGACCAATTACTCAAAATGTAGAAGATGCAGCAATTTTATACAACATAATTGCTGGATATGATAAAAATGATTCAACTTCTGCAAGAATAGAAAATAAACCTATTGTAATTAATGGAGATAGAAAATTAAAAATAGCAGTAATTGATAATTATATTGATGAAGCAGATAATGAAATTAAAAATGCACTTTTGGATTTAATAAAAGCTCTTGAAAAAGAAGGTCACACAATTATTCATAAAAATTTAATGAATTCTAAAATTGATGTTGCAACTTATTATGTAGTAGCAACAGCTGAGGCAAGTAGCAATCTTGCGAGATTTGATGGAATGAGATATGGAAATAGAATTGAAGGTAAAGATTTAAAAGAGACATATAAATTAACAAGATCTCAATTTGGAGATGAAGTTAAAAGAAGAATTATGCTGGGGACATTTGTATTAAGTAGTGGTTATTATGATGCATATTATATTAAAGCTCAAAAAGTAAGACATATTATTAAAAATGAGTTTGATAAATTATTTGCTGAGGCTGATGTTATTATTACCCCTGTAACTCCAACAACAGCATTTGAATTTGGAAGTAAAAAAGACCCACTCGAAATGTATTTAAGTGATATTTATACAATTAGTGTAAATTTAGCAGGCGTGCCTGCAATTTCACTGCCAATAGCAAAAGATAAAGAGAATATGCCAATTGGTATGCAAATTATTGCAAAACATTTTGACGAACAAAGTTTATTTGATGCAGCAAAAATAGTTGAAAATATTGTAAAGGATAGTAAATGA
- the hemH gene encoding ferrochelatase, translating to MKRAIILHNMGGARNKDELREFLLNMFKDKRILNSPFRKIIAPIIANLRYKKVWENYKKIGGSRIYTITENLCNEMQKYTNYEVVYAMRYTKPYLNKIIHKYEEIIFLPLYPHYSFTTFESCLDDLKNTNFKGKVKIINPFFENEKFNEIIKENILKEVDNPKEWNLIFSAHGIPKKLINKGDKYYSHILSHVEILKKKLSKFKSINLAFQSRFGPLEWLKPYLNEELKKYKNENVLVYPLSFMIDNSETDLELSIEYKELAKEYGIKNYKVVKCPNDDEKIAKFLVELANESSYSKS from the coding sequence TTGAAAAGAGCAATTATTTTACATAATATGGGTGGAGCAAGAAACAAAGACGAACTAAGAGAGTTTTTATTAAATATGTTTAAAGATAAAAGAATTTTAAACTCTCCTTTTAGAAAAATTATTGCTCCAATTATTGCAAATTTAAGATATAAAAAAGTATGGGAAAATTATAAAAAGATAGGAGGAAGTAGAATATATACAATTACTGAAAATTTATGTAATGAAATGCAAAAATATACTAATTATGAAGTAGTATATGCTATGCGTTATACAAAACCTTATCTAAATAAAATTATTCACAAATATGAAGAAATTATCTTTTTACCTTTATACCCTCATTACTCTTTTACTACATTTGAAAGTTGTTTAGATGATTTAAAAAATACTAACTTTAAAGGAAAAGTAAAAATTATAAACCCTTTTTTTGAAAATGAAAAATTTAACGAAATAATTAAAGAAAACATTTTAAAAGAAGTAGATAATCCAAAAGAATGGAATTTAATCTTCTCAGCTCATGGAATACCAAAAAAACTAATAAATAAAGGAGATAAATACTATTCTCATATCCTCTCTCATGTAGAAATTCTTAAAAAGAAATTATCTAAGTTTAAATCAATCAATTTAGCATTCCAATCAAGATTTGGTCCATTAGAGTGGCTAAAACCTTATTTAAATGAGGAATTAAAAAAATATAAAAACGAAAATGTCTTAGTCTATCCTCTCTCTTTTATGATAGATAACTCTGAAACTGATTTAGAATTAAGTATTGAATATAAAGAATTAGCAAAAGAATATGGAATTAAAAATTATAAAGTAGTAAAATGTCCTAATGATGATGAAAAAATTGCAAAATTTTTAGTGGAGCTTGCAAATGAAAGCAGTTATTCAAAGAGTTAA
- the ileS gene encoding isoleucine--tRNA ligase, producing the protein MDYKDTLLLPKTSFPMRGNLPQNEPKRYKKWFSENVYDRMKQNRKGNDRFNLHDGPPYANGHIHIGHALNKILKDIINKYYYFQGFDIRYVPGWDCHGLPIEQQVEKKLGKEKKESLPKTKIRELCREHASKFIEIQKEEFKSLGVIGDWENPYKTMDFEFEADIYKALSEIAKKGLLVERSKPVFWCMHDKTALAEAEVEYENKEDYSIYVAFPLSEDANKKLNINNAKIIIWTTTPWTLPANMGIALNPEEAYVLTSDNYIVAKKRYEALKEEGVIKGDILKEFSAAEFENLKAINPLNNRESLIILGEHVTMDGGSGCVHTAPGHGEEDYRVWLKYGNSEIIQPVDDEGKYSEIIKKENLLPDEFVGEHIFKANEKILELLDNNLVSVSKFTHSYPHCWRCHNPVIFRATKQFFIAMDKEVEGDTLRDRALNEIEKVEFTPESGKNRLKSMVSNRPDWCISRQRDWGVPIAFFRDKTTGELIIDDEIIENIYNIFKKEGADAWYDRSIEELLPESKKHLAKNLEKVEDILDVWFDSGSTWFAVLKSNRYDAGEYPASMYLEGSDQHRGWFQSSLLVSTAIEKKAPYKSILTHGFTVDEKGEKMSKSKGNVVAPSEVAKKFGTEILRLWVATSDYSSDIKLGENILKQVAEQYRKIRNTIRFLLANINDLEEIKLDNPSMIDKWILARSKEVFDEVVYLFGKYDFSKAFQILNNFIVTELSAIYLDVCKDRLYCEELNSTKRRNSQSTMAIILKELLALLAPVLTYTMDEAVENAPRVIKEDKKDIFDFVYTPLMAVENPIDDEVLDIRRRFYEIVDRLKKEKVIKDTLELAIETNYDKLLKDEMAEFFNVSLIGDDIEDKVLDEFHIGENQFVLKIKKSPLHKCPRCWRYLAKEENSLCDRCSKVLNG; encoded by the coding sequence ATGGATTATAAAGATACTCTTCTTCTTCCAAAAACTTCATTTCCAATGAGAGGAAATCTTCCACAAAATGAGCCTAAAAGATATAAAAAATGGTTTAGTGAAAATGTGTATGATAGAATGAAACAAAATAGAAAAGGTAACGATAGATTTAATCTTCACGATGGACCACCTTATGCTAATGGACATATTCATATAGGACATGCATTAAATAAAATATTAAAAGATATAATCAATAAATATTACTATTTTCAAGGTTTTGATATTAGATATGTACCAGGTTGGGATTGTCATGGTCTTCCAATCGAACAACAAGTAGAAAAAAAACTTGGAAAAGAAAAAAAAGAATCTCTTCCTAAAACAAAAATTAGAGAACTTTGCCGTGAGCATGCTTCAAAATTTATTGAAATTCAAAAAGAGGAATTTAAATCTCTTGGAGTTATAGGGGATTGGGAAAATCCTTATAAAACAATGGATTTTGAATTTGAAGCAGATATTTATAAAGCCCTAAGTGAAATTGCAAAAAAAGGTCTTTTAGTTGAGAGAAGCAAACCTGTATTTTGGTGTATGCACGATAAAACTGCCTTAGCAGAAGCTGAGGTTGAGTATGAAAATAAAGAAGATTATTCTATTTATGTTGCTTTTCCTTTAAGTGAAGATGCTAATAAAAAATTAAATATCAATAATGCAAAAATTATTATTTGGACAACAACTCCTTGGACACTTCCTGCTAATATGGGAATTGCTCTAAATCCAGAAGAGGCTTATGTATTAACAAGTGATAATTATATTGTTGCTAAAAAAAGGTATGAGGCTTTAAAAGAAGAGGGTGTTATAAAAGGTGATATTTTAAAAGAATTTAGTGCAGCTGAATTTGAGAATTTAAAAGCTATTAATCCATTAAATAATAGAGAAAGTTTAATTATTTTAGGTGAGCATGTAACTATGGATGGTGGTAGTGGATGTGTTCATACAGCACCAGGTCATGGAGAAGAAGATTATAGAGTTTGGTTAAAATATGGAAATAGTGAAATTATTCAGCCTGTTGATGATGAAGGAAAATATAGTGAAATTATAAAAAAAGAAAATCTTCTTCCAGATGAGTTTGTTGGAGAGCATATATTTAAAGCAAATGAAAAAATTTTAGAGTTACTTGATAATAATTTAGTTAGTGTTTCTAAGTTTACTCATAGTTACCCTCATTGTTGGAGATGTCATAATCCTGTAATTTTTAGAGCAACAAAACAATTTTTTATTGCAATGGATAAAGAAGTTGAAGGAGATACTTTAAGAGATAGAGCATTAAATGAAATTGAAAAAGTTGAGTTTACTCCTGAGAGTGGAAAAAATAGATTAAAATCAATGGTTAGTAATAGACCTGATTGGTGTATTTCTCGTCAAAGAGACTGGGGAGTACCTATTGCATTTTTTAGAGACAAAACAACAGGTGAATTAATTATTGATGATGAAATTATTGAAAATATTTATAATATATTTAAAAAAGAAGGTGCTGATGCTTGGTATGATAGAAGCATTGAAGAATTACTTCCTGAATCTAAAAAACATTTAGCTAAAAATTTAGAAAAAGTAGAGGATATTTTAGATGTTTGGTTTGATAGTGGCTCTACTTGGTTTGCAGTACTAAAATCAAATAGATATGATGCGGGAGAATATCCTGCAAGTATGTACCTTGAAGGAAGTGACCAACATAGAGGTTGGTTTCAAAGCTCACTTCTTGTATCAACAGCAATTGAGAAAAAAGCGCCTTATAAATCTATTTTAACTCATGGTTTCACCGTTGATGAAAAAGGTGAAAAAATGAGTAAAAGTAAGGGTAATGTTGTTGCCCCAAGTGAAGTTGCTAAAAAATTTGGGACAGAAATTCTTAGACTGTGGGTAGCTACAAGTGATTATTCAAGTGATATTAAACTTGGTGAGAATATTTTAAAACAAGTTGCAGAACAATATAGAAAAATAAGAAATACAATAAGATTTTTACTTGCTAATATTAATGACCTTGAAGAAATTAAGCTTGATAATCCAAGTATGATTGATAAATGGATTTTAGCAAGAAGTAAAGAAGTTTTTGATGAGGTTGTTTATCTATTTGGAAAATATGATTTTAGCAAAGCATTCCAAATTTTAAATAACTTTATTGTTACAGAACTTAGTGCAATTTATTTAGATGTATGTAAAGATAGGTTATATTGTGAAGAATTGAATTCGACCAAAAGAAGAAATTCTCAAAGCACAATGGCTATAATTTTAAAAGAACTTTTAGCTTTACTTGCACCAGTCCTTACATATACAATGGATGAAGCAGTAGAAAATGCTCCACGAGTTATAAAAGAAGATAAAAAAGATATTTTTGATTTCGTATATACTCCACTTATGGCAGTTGAAAACCCTATTGATGATGAAGTGCTTGATATTAGAAGAAGATTTTATGAAATTGTTGATAGATTAAAAAAAGAAAAAGTTATAAAAGATACACTTGAACTTGCAATTGAGACTAATTATGATAAGTTACTAAAAGATGAAATGGCTGAATTTTTTAATGTAAGTTTAATAGGTGATGATATAGAAGATAAAGTTTTAGATGAGTTTCATATTGGAGAGAATCAATTCGTATTAAAAATTAAAAAATCTCCTCTTCATAAATGTCCAAGATGTTGGAGATATTTAGCAAAAGAAGAAAATAGTTTATGTGATAGATGTAGTAAGGTTTTAAATGGATAA
- a CDS encoding (2Fe-2S)-binding protein codes for MSFNDLASIDDLYVVCYCEDVNFGEIMKVIKSGVCDLDKIIEITGAGKGCGKCISPENDPAGERAIHLTEIIELAKAEGYCK; via the coding sequence ATGAGTTTTAATGATTTAGCTTCAATTGACGATTTATACGTTGTGTGTTATTGTGAGGATGTAAATTTTGGTGAAATTATGAAAGTTATAAAAAGTGGTGTTTGTGATTTAGATAAAATAATAGAAATTACTGGTGCTGGGAAAGGATGTGGTAAATGTATTTCACCTGAGAATGACCCAGCTGGTGAGAGAGCAATTCATTTAACAGAAATAATTGAACTTGCAAAAGCAGAAGGTTATTGTAAATAG
- the ppk2 gene encoding polyphosphate kinase 2: MKLPEYELPKEKVFKDNGKLKKKFYKKEIKKLQIEFVKLQSYIVNNRKRLLSTFDGVDTAGKDGTIRRILRYLNPRIARSVALPKPSDREKTQWYFQRYVPHFPAGGELIFFNRSWYNRATVERVFNFCTYEEYLRFIRQVPKFEDLIIDEGIKFFKFWLDISKEEMKKRLEEREKCILKNWKLSSLDWESYKHYDDYQKYKKEMFDLTATPYAPWIEVDANDKKRARINVMRYIISKFEYPQKDYFYEADPSIVKIITNAG; this comes from the coding sequence ATGAAATTACCTGAATATGAGTTACCAAAAGAGAAAGTATTTAAAGATAATGGAAAATTAAAAAAGAAGTTTTACAAAAAAGAAATTAAAAAGCTTCAAATTGAGTTTGTAAAACTACAAAGTTATATTGTTAATAATAGAAAAAGGCTTTTGTCTACTTTTGATGGAGTTGATACAGCAGGAAAAGATGGGACTATTAGAAGGATTTTAAGATATTTAAATCCAAGAATTGCAAGAAGTGTAGCACTTCCAAAACCAAGTGATAGAGAAAAAACTCAGTGGTATTTTCAGAGATATGTTCCTCATTTTCCAGCAGGTGGGGAATTAATCTTCTTTAATAGAAGTTGGTATAATAGAGCAACAGTTGAGAGAGTTTTTAATTTTTGCACTTATGAAGAATATTTAAGATTTATTAGACAAGTTCCAAAATTTGAAGATTTGATAATTGATGAGGGTATTAAATTTTTTAAATTTTGGCTTGATATTAGTAAAGAAGAGATGAAAAAAAGACTTGAAGAGAGAGAAAAATGTATTTTAAAAAATTGGAAATTATCTTCTCTTGATTGGGAGAGTTACAAACATTATGATGATTATCAAAAATACAAAAAAGAGATGTTTGATTTAACGGCAACACCTTATGCACCATGGATAGAAGTAGATGCTAATGATAAAAAAAGAGCCAGAATTAATGTTATGAGATATATCATCTCTAAGTTTGAATATCCCCAAAAAGATTATTTTTATGAAGCTGACCCAAGTATTGTAAAAATAATAACAAATGCAGGATAA